The Syntrophotalea acetylenivorans genome contains the following window.
GATGCCGGTGAGAAGATCGGTAGCGAGAGCGGCAACTTGGTCGCGACCTTTCCTGCTAACGGAAAAGATAGCGAACCGCTATTGGTTTCAGTCCATATGGATACTGTCGGACCCGCCGAAGGGGTGCAGCCGGTGCTGAATGATGGGGTCTTTACCAGCGCCGGGGAAACAATCCTTGGCGCTGATGACAAGGCCGGCATCACTGAAATAATCGAGGCGCTGGAGGTGGTGCGGGAACAGAACATCCCCCATGGCCCCGTGGAGCTGGTCGTCGCCGTATGCGAGGAAGTGGGACTTCTCGGGGTTAAGCACCTCGATTGCAGCCTGGTAAAATCCCGCCGCGGTGTAGCCCTTGATACCTCCGGGACCGATTGGCTGATTAATACCGCACCGGGAGCCAACAAGATGCGTTTCGAAATCGTCGGTCGCGAATCCCATGCCGGTATCGCCCCGGAACAGGGCATTTCTGCCATTGCCGTGGCAGCAAAAGGTGTAGCCGCCATGCGCCTGGGTCGCATCGATCACGAGACAACTGCCAATATCGGTACTTTTAACGGCGGCGAGGCGACCAATATTATTCCCCGCAAGGTTGTGCTGGAAGGGGAGGCGCGCAGCCACGACGAAACCAAGTTGGCCGCGCAGACCGAACATATGATCGCCTGTCTGGAAGACGCAGCCCGGGAAGCTTCTTGTGTTATCGACGGCGAGCAGGTTGATGTGACTGTCAGTCGGGAGGTAACAGCCGATTATCCGCGCATGGCGGTGGCCACCGATGCGTCCATCGTGCAGTTGGCGCAGCAAGCTGCTGCCGGACTTGACCGCACTCTGGAGGTAAGGGACGGCGGGGGCGGCAGCGATGCCAATATTCTTAACAGCTACGGCATCGAGACCGTAATCCTTGGTACCGGCATGTGCAAGGTTCATTCTGTAGACGAATCGGTCAGCGTGGCGGACATGGCCCGGGTGGCGGAGCTGCTGGTGGAGATTATTCGGTTGGCTTAGAGCTTGGTTTGGGATGGAGATTAAACCATAAAATAAACTTCACCGGACTTCTGTCGCCAAGAGGTGTTGCCGCTTATATCCATTGTTAGTATCTGAACATAGGCGGCTCTCCGACGGAAGCTCTCTGAACCTGAATCTGCTTGCAGGCTCGTTTCAGTGATGCGCAATGGTGCTACTCAGCATCTGCGCTATTGGGTTTTAAAACCCAGCAAAACATAGACCTCAAGTTCGCAAAACTTATGAACCAATGGAGTTAGCAGCGGCCTATCGTAAAAGAGGGCGCTGCAATGAAACCGCCGTCGCCATGGCATTTTTTAGTAGAAGTTATATTTTCCCTGACTAACAACCTGCTGCTCCACGCAGTGGAGCCATTTTTTGCCTACTTTTTGTTGGCTCGGACAAAAAGTAGGGCGTCTGGCGGGACGCGACCCGCCGGTTTCAGTTTTGAGTTGCTTCCCGCGACAATGCAGGATTCCTGAATATAATGAAATTCCCCATCTCCCCCCACATGCAGCAGATACCCTTCCCACCCATATCCGAGGTGCAGCGCTGGCTGGCGGACGGTCTCTATACCGGAGAAGAACCACTCATCGACCTCTGCCAGGCGGTTCCCGACTACGGCCCGCCACCGGAGTTGACCGAATATCTGGCCACCCTGCTGAACGATCCCCAAACCGCTCGCTACAGCCTCGATGAAGGTTTGCTGGAGGTGCGCGAAGAGCTGTGTCGTCATTACCGGTCCCGGTACGGCGCCGTCATTGATCCCCGCCAGCTCTGTTTAACCATCGGCGCTAGTCAGGCCTTCTGGCTGGCTATGGTCGCTCTCTGCCAAGCCGGTGATGAGGTGCTGGTCGCCACACCTTATTATTTCGATCATGTCATGGGTTTGCAGGCCCTTGGCATTCGACCGGTGCTGCTGCCCTTTGATGAACAGAGTGGCGGGGTGCCTGATCGGACAGCCATTTCTGCACGCATCGGACCCCGTACCAAAGCTCTTTTGCTGGTGACACCCGGTAACCCAGCGGGTACCATTATTCCATCTGCTGAATTGGCCGAACTGTCGGCACTGGTGCGCCAGCACAACATCGCCCTGATACTGGACGAAACTTACCATGCCTTCATTCCCGGCATGCAAAGGCCTCATGATTTGTTTAGCAATCCGGATTGGGGCGATCATTTCATTCATCTCACATCCTTCGGTAAGACCTTTGCCCTGACCGGTTATCGGGCCGGCATGCTGGCCGCTTCAGCCGCATTTATAGAACAGGC
Protein-coding sequences here:
- a CDS encoding M20/M25/M40 family metallo-hydrolase, with product MVNQQRIAAEFSRLAGISSPAFGEGEISRYLIKRLQELGATVVMDDAGEKIGSESGNLVATFPANGKDSEPLLVSVHMDTVGPAEGVQPVLNDGVFTSAGETILGADDKAGITEIIEALEVVREQNIPHGPVELVVAVCEEVGLLGVKHLDCSLVKSRRGVALDTSGTDWLINTAPGANKMRFEIVGRESHAGIAPEQGISAIAVAAKGVAAMRLGRIDHETTANIGTFNGGEATNIIPRKVVLEGEARSHDETKLAAQTEHMIACLEDAAREASCVIDGEQVDVTVSREVTADYPRMAVATDASIVQLAQQAAAGLDRTLEVRDGGGGSDANILNSYGIETVILGTGMCKVHSVDESVSVADMARVAELLVEIIRLA
- a CDS encoding aminotransferase; this encodes MKFPISPHMQQIPFPPISEVQRWLADGLYTGEEPLIDLCQAVPDYGPPPELTEYLATLLNDPQTARYSLDEGLLEVREELCRHYRSRYGAVIDPRQLCLTIGASQAFWLAMVALCQAGDEVLVATPYYFDHVMGLQALGIRPVLLPFDEQSGGVPDRTAISARIGPRTKALLLVTPGNPAGTIIPSAELAELSALVRQHNIALILDETYHAFIPGMQRPHDLFSNPDWGDHFIHLTSFGKTFALTGYRAGMLAASAAFIEQALKVQDSMAVCAPRITQQAIAFGALHLGDWVEGNCRMMQGRHDLFCNELSHSANPFTRIASGAFFAWLRHPFTDRSGRQVSRHLLQKAGLLTLGGEVFGPGLEGYLRIAFGNLSEEQIPEAVRRLRELPFD